In one window of Helianthus annuus cultivar XRQ/B chromosome 17, HanXRQr2.0-SUNRISE, whole genome shotgun sequence DNA:
- the LOC110921573 gene encoding signaling peptide TAXIMIN 2 → MGDGDCRPLGFLIGLPFALIALVISLIGAVIWIIGSVVSCLCPCCCCFAGLANLAVDLIKLPIKILRWFIYQIPC, encoded by the coding sequence ATGGGCGACGGAGATTGCAGGCCGTTAGGGTTTTTGATTGGGTTACCTTTTGCGTTAATCGCATTGGTGATCTCGTTGATTGGTGCGGTGATTTGGATCATTGGTTCGGTGGTTAGTTGCTTGTGCCCTTGTTGCTGTTGCTTTGCTGGACTCGCTAATTTAGCAGTTGATTTGATTAAACTTCCCATCAAGATTCTTAGATGGTTTATTTATCAGATCCCTTGTTAG